A single region of the Salvia splendens isolate huo1 chromosome 18, SspV2, whole genome shotgun sequence genome encodes:
- the LOC121777803 gene encoding uncharacterized protein LOC121777803: MILHIHTHLFSPPLIHHSCTTHSLSTVPKKRKIMEALLSEFTLLSDQALCDRSFDPSTIEGLMRLFEVEAYKEWAQLELECRNEAQSADDCLEQAEEYLESAMESAMAEFRRFEEEMIETCKAEHDSLVSLADAARKMGNTLEKAANFASKKYVDAAVNSAAASMRSAFRAVVSAASKKVHPS; this comes from the coding sequence ATGATACTCCATATCCATACTCATCTTTTCTCCCCACCATTAATCCACCACAGCTGTACCACCCACTCACTCTCTACAGTtccaaaaaagagaaaaataatggAAGCCCTCTTGTCCGAATTCACACTCCTCTCCGACCAAGCCCTCTGCGACAGGAGCTTCGATCCGTCCACAATCGAAGGCCTGATGAGGCTCTTCGAGGTGGAGGCCTACAAGGAGTGGGCCCAGCTTGAGCTGGAGTGCCGCAACGAAGCTCAGAGCGCCGACGACTGCCTCGAGCAAGCCGAGGAATACCTCGAATCCGCAATGGAGAGCGCCATGGCCGAGTTCCGCCGCTTCGAGGAGGAGATGATTGAGACGTGCAAGGCCGAGCACGACAGCCTCGTCAGCCTCGCGGATGCCGCCCGCAAAATGGGCAACACTTTGGAGAAGGCAGCCAATTTCGCCTCCAAAAAGTATGTGGACGCCGCCGTCAATTCCGCCGCGGCTTCCATGAGATCTGCCTTCAGAGCCGTCGTTTCCGCCGCCTCTAAAAAGGTTCATCCTTCCTag